The DNA sequence TTTCGTTGTGGTCGTAGGGGGAAAAAGTACCGGCAAACAGGGCCGCGAAGTAGAACAGGCCCAGGACCACCCCCGCCGCGATGCCCATCCGGTTTTTCCGGAACCTGCGCCAGATCAGCGTCCGGTAGCTGAGATAGCCCGAGTCCTGGACGGTTGCTTCCTGCGTCTGATCGGCCGTGGTCGTGTTCATGGCGTTGCTCCGGCTAGTCATACCGTATCCTCGGATCGGCCCAGGCCAGCGCGATGTCCGCCAGGATGTTGCCGATGATCAGGAGCAGGCTGAACATCATCAGCAAAGTGCCGGCCAGGTAGATGTCCTCGGCGACCAGGGCCCGGAGCAGCAGCGGTCCCACGGTCGGCAGGCCCAGGACGATCGCCACGATGGTGGCCCCGGAGAGGATGTTCGGCAGGCTCATGCCCAGGATCGTGATCAGCGGGTTGATGGCGATGCGCGCCGCGTGCTTGATGACGACGACGGACTCCTTGAGGCCCTTGGCGCGGGCCGTCTGGACGAAAGGCTGGCCGAGGACGTCCAGCAGGTTGCCGCGCATGATGCGCATCAGGCCGGCCGTGCCGTTGATGCCCACCACGATGACCGGGATCCAGAGGTGCTTCAAAAAGTCGACTAGCTTGTCCCAGGTCCAGGGCGCGCCTTCGTACTCGCTCGAGAAGAGACCGAACAGGGGTATCCGGTAGATCTCGAACACGAAGACCAGGAGGGCGAGGGCCAATAGGAATCCCGGCATGGACATGCCGATGAAGCTCATGAAGGACAGCACGTTGTCGGACAGGCGGTACTGGTGGGTGGCCGAGTAAATGCCGATGGGGATGGCCACGGCGTAGGTGAACAACAGGGCGCCCAGGGCGATGAGCACGGTGAAGGCCAGCCGGTCCCAGATCAGCTGGTTGACTTCCTGCTCGTACTCGAAGGATTCGCCGAAATCCCCCACGACGAACCCCGAGATCCAGCTCACGTACTGCTGCCACATGGGCCGGTCCAGGCCGTAGCGTTCACGCAGTTCGTCGATGCGCGCGATCGAGCTGCTGTCGCCGTACATCTCCTCCAGCTCCTGGATCTTGCGGTCCAGGAAGTCGCCCTCGGGCAACTGGATGATGACGAAGCCGATCATCGAGATGGCCAGGAGGGTCGGGATGGCCAGTAGACAGCGCTTGATGACGTAGTTGATCATTCGATATAGAACTGCTCTGGAAAACTCGTCGCGGGCCCCACGACGGCCCAGGGGCCGAGAATACCGCCGTCTGGAACGTTGTGGAAGTTGTTCTTCACGATGACGGGTTTGGGTGTCCGGGCCACGGTGCCCAGGTGGAACGGGCCGTGCTCGATGTGGATCCGCACGGCGTCCTGCACCAGCAGGTGCCGGGCCTCCAGGTCTTTCTCGCGCTTGATCCGGTCGTAGAGATCAAGGAGATCGACCATGACGCCCGTCGGGGCCTCGCCCCTTTCCCCGCCCGTCTCGTACCACTTCCCCACCTTGGGATGCCAGTATTTTCCCATCGTCGGGAATACCCAGTCGGGGTAGGTGAACAGGTCCATTTCGGCCTCGCCGTGGAGATGGACGGTGAACTCGCCGAGGTCGCGCCGCAGTCTCAGCTCGGCGCCCGGCGGCGTGTATACGATAACCTCCAACCCTAACTCCCGCCAGCCCTCGGCCACGATCAGGGCCACGTCGTTTTCGTGGGCGACGTGCGCCGCGGCCGGTGCGTCCAGCACGAGGCTCAGACGCTGGCCGTCGGGACGGAGCCGGTATCCCTCGGCGTCGCGGCGGGTGAGTCCCATCTCGTCCAGCAGCCGGTTCGCCTTCGGAATGTCGTAGTCCGCGTCGGTGGCCTTCCACAGGTCGAACAATCGCACGCCCTCCGGATCCATGAAATGCCAGCCCTCCTCGCTCACCGTGGCGGCCTGGGGTTGTGCGAGGCCCTTGAAGGCGACGGCGTTGCATTTCTCGCGGTCGATGGCCGCGGCGAGCGCCTGGCGGAACCGCTGATCCCGGATCAGGCCGCGGAGGACCGGGTCGTTATCCGACCAGTTCAGGTTGATCGCCGGATCCGCTCCGGAAGCGCTTTCCCATAACTTGACGCGGTAATCCCCTTTCTCCCGTCCTTCCATGAAAAGGGAATAGTCCCGGAGTTCCATATCGCGGAACTGGCAGTCCACTTCGCCGGCCAGCACCCGCAGGACCCGGATCTGGGCTTCGGGGACCAGGGTCGTGACCACCTGGTCGATGTAGGGGAGCTGCCGGCCGTCGTCGTCCACGACGTAGTAATAGGGATTGCGTTCCAGGATCACCCGGAAGCCGCCCTTTTCGATGCGGGAAATGGTCCACGGCCACAGGGAGGGCTGGTCGGGATTGCGCTGGGGCAGTCTGCGCTTCTCGTAGAGGACGAAATCGTCCACGTCGTCGTTGTGGTCCGGGTGGAACTGCTTCATGTAGTGTTCCGGCACGTTGTACTCTTCGCTCCACCAGAACCCGGTCGCCAGCCACAGGGGCACCAGCCAGTTGGGTCCGGCGAACTTCATGACGATGGTGTAGTCGTCCGGCGTTTCGACCACCATGGGCTTGCCGTCCACGAGGCACCAGACGGGCGGCGGGTACCGGTGGCGGTCGTCGAGACACAGGTCGTACCAGGCGCGGAAGGACGCCGAGGTGTAGGGATGGCCGTCGGACCAGCGGACGCCCTCGCGCAGCTTGAGTGTCAGTTCCGTGCCGTCCTCGTTAAACGTCCATGACTCCGCAAGACCCGGTTCGAGGCCCGTGGTCAGCCGGTTCCACCGGATCAGCGGGGCGTATCCGGCGATCATCTTCCATGAGCCGAGATCGGTGTTGTTGTGGAACTTGCGCCAGGTTCCGCCGTAGACCCCGGGCCCATCGTACCCCTCATAGTCGTTTCTGGCCACGAGCGGGTTGGCCGGGATCCGCTCGTGGAGGGGCGGCAGGGTGCCCGCCGCCACCCGGGCGGCCAGTTCGGGCGCTTCCAGCGGGGTCCGGGCGGCCAGTTCGGGCGCTTCCAGCGACGTCCGGGCCGCGGGATCGGAAACCGGCGCGTCCGATGCAGCCCCCTCAACCGTCAGGTCCGGTGCAGACCCGCCGCCGGCACAGGCCGCCAGCCCGGTCAGGGCCGCCAGCAGCAGGCTCGTCAGCAAGTTTTTCTCACCGATTCTCATCCTGGACTCCGAATTGATACACCAGCCCCGGTCAAATGCCCTGAAGAGTCAACGTGTCGCTGTAGTGGCACGCCGCCTTGACGCCTCCGGGATAGGTCTTTAGTTCCGGTTCCGCTTCCCTGCACAGGTCCGTGGCATGCCGGCACCGCGGATGAAAATGACAACCTTTAGGGGGCGACGCGGGATCGGGCACATCGCCGGTCAGGGCGACACGTGTCCGTTTCTTCTGTACCGCGGGATCCGCAACGGGAACGGCGGAGATCAACGCCTCCGTGTAGGGATGCAGCGGATGGTGGTAAACCTGCTCGGCGGGACCCGTTTCCACGATCCGGCCGAGGTACATGATCGCCACCCGGTCGCTTATGTGCTGCAGCACGCTCAGGTCGTGGGTGATGAAAATGTAGGACAGGCCCATGCGATCCTTGAGCGAGGCCAGAAGGTTCAGGATCTGGGACTGCACGGATACGTCCAGGGCCGATACTGGCTCGTCCGCGATGATCAGTTCGGGCCGGAGGGACAGGGCCCGGGCGATGCCGATGCGCTGGCGCTGCCCTCCGCTGAAGGCGTGGGGATAGCGGCGCATGTCTGCAGCGTTCAGCCCCACGTCGGCGAGCAGGCCGGCCACGAGGTCCTCCAGTTCGGACCCGCGTGCCAGCCCGTTCACCCGGAGCGGTTCCCCCACGATGTCGCTCACCGTCATCCGGGGGTTGAGGGACGAGTTCGGGTCCTGGAACACCATCTGCATGCGGTGACGGTAGGGACGCATTTCGCGTCGGTCCAGGGGACTGAGATTCACCCGTTCCGCACCGAAGAAGATATCGCCGTCCGTAAGCGGAATCGCTTTCAGCACGCACCGTCCCAGCGTGGTCTTGCCGCAGCCGCTCTCTCCCGCCAGACCGAGGGTCT is a window from the Gemmatimonadota bacterium genome containing:
- a CDS encoding ABC transporter ATP-binding protein encodes the protein MPVMETILDVRNLKKHFPIRKGLWRRKRGDVRAVDGVDFQCGTGETLGLAGESGCGKTTLGRCVLKAIPLTDGDIFFGAERVNLSPLDRREMRPYRHRMQMVFQDPNSSLNPRMTVSDIVGEPLRVNGLARGSELEDLVAGLLADVGLNAADMRRYPHAFSGGQRQRIGIARALSLRPELIIADEPVSALDVSVQSQILNLLASLKDRMGLSYIFITHDLSVLQHISDRVAIMYLGRIVETGPAEQVYHHPLHPYTEALISAVPVADPAVQKKRTRVALTGDVPDPASPPKGCHFHPRCRHATDLCREAEPELKTYPGGVKAACHYSDTLTLQGI
- a CDS encoding ABC transporter permease — translated: MINYVIKRCLLAIPTLLAISMIGFVIIQLPEGDFLDRKIQELEEMYGDSSSIARIDELRERYGLDRPMWQQYVSWISGFVVGDFGESFEYEQEVNQLIWDRLAFTVLIALGALLFTYAVAIPIGIYSATHQYRLSDNVLSFMSFIGMSMPGFLLALALLVFVFEIYRIPLFGLFSSEYEGAPWTWDKLVDFLKHLWIPVIVVGINGTAGLMRIMRGNLLDVLGQPFVQTARAKGLKESVVVIKHAARIAINPLITILGMSLPNILSGATIVAIVLGLPTVGPLLLRALVAEDIYLAGTLLMMFSLLLIIGNILADIALAWADPRIRYD
- a CDS encoding ABC transporter substrate-binding protein; the encoded protein is MRIGEKNLLTSLLLAALTGLAACAGGGSAPDLTVEGAASDAPVSDPAARTSLEAPELAARTPLEAPELAARVAAGTLPPLHERIPANPLVARNDYEGYDGPGVYGGTWRKFHNNTDLGSWKMIAGYAPLIRWNRLTTGLEPGLAESWTFNEDGTELTLKLREGVRWSDGHPYTSASFRAWYDLCLDDRHRYPPPVWCLVDGKPMVVETPDDYTIVMKFAGPNWLVPLWLATGFWWSEEYNVPEHYMKQFHPDHNDDVDDFVLYEKRRLPQRNPDQPSLWPWTISRIEKGGFRVILERNPYYYVVDDDGRQLPYIDQVVTTLVPEAQIRVLRVLAGEVDCQFRDMELRDYSLFMEGREKGDYRVKLWESASGADPAINLNWSDNDPVLRGLIRDQRFRQALAAAIDREKCNAVAFKGLAQPQAATVSEEGWHFMDPEGVRLFDLWKATDADYDIPKANRLLDEMGLTRRDAEGYRLRPDGQRLSLVLDAPAAAHVAHENDVALIVAEGWRELGLEVIVYTPPGAELRLRRDLGEFTVHLHGEAEMDLFTYPDWVFPTMGKYWHPKVGKWYETGGERGEAPTGVMVDLLDLYDRIKREKDLEARHLLVQDAVRIHIEHGPFHLGTVARTPKPVIVKNNFHNVPDGGILGPWAVVGPATSFPEQFYIE